The sequence CGATTCATGAACTCATCGCCGCCTTTGTATTTGCTGGCAAGCTCTTCTCCAAGTTTGGGATCTATGTGCCAAATTGCCGTTAATAACACGCCTGGAGGGATCCCCATCAAGGTTGGATTCTCATACATCCTAATTAAAACGGGTAAAGCCCGCCGGTCTCCAATTTTCCCCAAAGCTAGAGCAGCATAACCTCGCTTTGGCATGTCCTCTTTTTGAATCTCGGTGATAAGATAGGGCACGATCGCTTTCCCTGCATTCAGGAGATGTCGGTCATTGATGGATTCCGGTACATTGTCAGTATAAAAATCATTGAATACCTTTTGAGCTTCTTTCTCATCCATTGACAGTGGGGAGCAACCCAGAATTACTGATATGACT comes from Desulfatiglans anilini DSM 4660 and encodes:
- a CDS encoding HEAT repeat domain-containing protein — translated: MDEKEAQKVFNDFYTDNVPESINDRHLLNAGKAIVPYLITEIQKEDMPKRGYAALALGKIGDRRALPVLIRMYENPTLMGIPPGVLLTAIWHIDPKLGEELASKYKGGDEFMNRTIELLRKGII